In Providencia rettgeri, the following proteins share a genomic window:
- the glnL gene encoding nitrogen regulation protein NR(II) produces the protein MKTEHLPAPEHILDSLINSVLILDYDLVIHYANHAALQILTQSQRKLYGTPLPLLFSYCSLNDELMLNSLKDGHSFTENEVTLVFNNHSHVMSFSAQPFSEQFILVELSQLDSQRRLSQELAQNAQQLAARELIRGLAHEIKNPLGGLRGAAQLLSKALPDPQLNEYTQVIIEQADRLRALVDRLLGPQYPGPKTQQSIHHIMENVTRLVSLEKPDNVTLIRDYDPSLPELEYYPDQIEQVLLNITRNALQALAETGGYITLRTRTAFQVTLQGERYRLAARIDIEDNGPGIPLAIQDTLFYPMVSGRPDGTGLGLSIARSLVDQHAGKIEFTSWPGHTEFSIYLPIKK, from the coding sequence ATGAAAACCGAACATTTGCCAGCACCGGAACATATTCTCGACTCTCTCATTAATAGCGTGCTAATTTTGGATTACGACTTGGTTATCCATTATGCCAACCATGCTGCACTCCAGATCTTAACCCAAAGCCAGCGCAAGCTATACGGTACACCACTACCTCTACTATTTAGCTATTGTTCGCTCAATGATGAACTCATGCTTAATAGTTTAAAAGACGGTCACAGTTTTACCGAAAATGAAGTTACCTTGGTCTTTAATAACCATTCCCATGTGATGTCGTTCAGCGCACAGCCTTTTTCAGAGCAATTTATTTTAGTTGAGCTTTCACAATTAGATAGCCAGCGACGTCTTAGCCAAGAACTCGCGCAAAATGCCCAACAACTTGCCGCACGCGAATTAATCCGAGGGCTTGCTCACGAAATCAAAAATCCACTCGGGGGTTTGCGAGGCGCTGCGCAATTACTATCTAAAGCGCTCCCTGACCCACAACTAAATGAATATACTCAAGTGATTATCGAGCAGGCCGACCGCCTGCGAGCGCTTGTTGATAGGCTACTTGGCCCACAATACCCGGGGCCGAAAACACAGCAAAGTATCCATCATATTATGGAAAATGTAACGCGCTTGGTGTCATTAGAAAAACCCGATAACGTGACGCTAATTCGAGACTATGACCCGAGTCTGCCTGAATTAGAATATTACCCAGACCAAATCGAGCAGGTACTCCTTAATATCACTCGAAATGCATTGCAAGCTCTCGCTGAAACGGGGGGTTATATCACCTTGCGTACACGAACGGCATTTCAAGTCACGCTGCAAGGTGAGCGTTATCGATTGGCTGCACGTATTGATATTGAAGATAACGGCCCCGGTATTCCCTTGGCAATTCAGGATACATTATTTTATCCCATGGTAAGTGGACGACCAGATGGCACCGGACTTGGCCTATCAATTGCTCGCAGTTTAGTCGACCAACATGCAGGAAAAATCGAATTTACCAGTTGGCCGGGCCACACTGAGTTTTCTATTTATCTACCAATTAAGAAATAG